AATGGGAAAATGGAATTTGCCTGGACATCCAGCTGGGGAGTAAGCACAAGGCTTATCGGGACTTTAATTATGGCGCATGGGGATGACAATGGATTGGTCCTCCCTCCCACCCTTTCGCCTCTCCAAGTGGTCATACTACCGTTGATTAAAAAAGAGGAAGAGAAACCGACAATTTTGGAGTTTGCTGAAAAGCTCATCAACCAGATGGAAAGATTGGAGTTTGCGGGTGAAAAAATTAGGGTAGAAATAGATAAAAGAGAAATTGGGGGAGGCATAAAGTCCTGGGAATGGATCAAGAAAGGGGTCCCCTTACGAATAGAAATTGGTCCTCAAGAAATTTCTTCTGGAATACTGACCATCAAAAGGAGGGATAAAGAGGTCAAAGAAAAGGAAAAGCTTGAATTGCAGCAGTTTCTAGACAAACTTCCTTTTCTTCTTTCTGAAATTCAGCAAGGGATCTATTCACGGGCTGAAAGCTTTCTTAAAGACCATAGCCGGCTCATAGATACAAAAGAAGATTTTTACGAGTTTTTCTCCTCTTCTGATTCGTCGGATAAAGAAATTGGAGGGGGCTTTGCCTATGCCCATTGGGATGGCTCTAGGGAGATAGAAGAAAAACTTAAAGAAGACCTTAAGATCACCATTCGTTGTATTCCTTATAAATCTAGCTATGGGGATGAACCAGGAATCTGTCCTTTTTCCGGCAATCCAAGCAAAAGAAGAGTGATTTTTGCCAAGGCCTATTAACTAAAAATTTATGAAGGGCTATTGGCAGGAAAACTCCTGCTTTAGCCTCTTCTTGCTCAAGAATGAGCTTCTTTTTGAGCGGTGGTGGGATGCTTTTTTTCTTCTAATTTCTTAAGAACCATTTCTGCAGGACAAAACCCGCTAAAAGCGGATTGAAATAGATTCAAGCCAACAAATGCGGTAAGCAGAAGCCACCACTTGCTCAAGAAAGAAAGCCCCAAGCTGATCAATACCAGACTTCCTGCCAAAGCCCTTATTTTTCTTTCAATACTCATCTTTATCCTCCTTTCTAAAAACAATAATAAACGGAAGCGAAAGAAAAATCAACAGGATATTACATGCACTTACAGTAAATTATATTTATATTTTACTGTTTAGGTTTGGGCTTCGATGGGTGGGCTGAAGGGACTCTTTTTTTCTTCTGGTTTCTTTTTTTTCATCAGAAGGTAATAAAAGACTGGCACAGCCGTTCTTGAAAGGAGGGTGGAAGCGACTTCTCCAGCCATGAGGGATAAAGCCATCCCTTGAAATATTGGATCGAACAGTATGACTGAACTGCCCACAATAACAGAAGAGGCTGTAAGAAGCATTGGCCTGAAGCGAACAGCACCCGCTTCGATCACTGCCTCTTCGAGTCTATCGCCATGAGCCAGGCGCAGCTCTATAAAATCAACCAAAATGATCGCATTTCGGACGACTATTCCGGCCCCGGCTATCATTCCAATCATGGAAGTAGCGGTGAAGAACATCCCGGTAAGCCAATGAGCGGGCAAAATGCCCACAAGAGATAGGGGAATGGGGAGCATGACTGCCCATGGAGTCCTAAATGATTGGAACCAACCCACGACAAGGATGAAAATAAGAATTAAGACGATACCAAAAGCTGTACCCAAATCCCTGAATACTTCGTAGGTAACCTGCCATTCCCCGTCCCATTTTACCGCCCAGGAAAGGGGGTTGTAAGGTTGATGGGTAAAAAGAATTTCCAGTGGCTTACCGTCGGGGGCTGTGATTTTGTTTAGTTTTTTCTGGAAATCAATGATCGCATAAACCGGGCTACCCACCTCGTTGGTGACATCCGCAAGGACGTAGGACACGGGCATGAGGTTTTTGTGGTATAAAGAATGGTGCTGGTAGCCCATCACTTTGCTGACGAGGTTATCGATGGGGATGAGCCTCATGAACCTCGAAAGCAAAGAAATAGAAAGAAAAGAACTATCCTGTGATCTATCTTCTTTAGGTAACCTGACGACAATATCTACAGGCTCAGGTTCATCCTTTACATGAGCAAGGCCAGGGCTTTGTCCATGTAAAGCGGTTGTGATAGACTGGGAGATAAGCTCTGAAGAAAGACCATTCAAGGATGACTTGACAATATCAATATCGAGTCTTTCTAAAGGAAAATCCGCTTCTTCATAGGTGGCTATATCCGTAATGCCTGGCGTTTCTTTTAAAAGTTGTTCCAGTTTTAAAGCTAACTCTCTTCTTTCCTTTGTTTCAGGACCGTAGACTTCAAGGACGAGCGTGGAAAGGACGGGGGGACCAGGGGGAACTTCTGCAACTTGGGCATGAGCGCCCTCTGCTTGAGCGATTGTATTTATTTCTTTGCGTATACTTTCGGCAATGTCATGACTTTGTCTTTTTCTTTTATGTTTATCCACGAGATTAACTTGAAGGTCTCCTTGATAGGGATTTTCCCGCAAGAAATAATGCCTGACAAGACCGTTAAAATTATAGGGTGAGTGCGTGCCAGCCTGGATTTCAATGTTTTTAACTTCTTTGAGGTTTAAAGCCACTTTAGCCATTTTATCGAGTACGGCTTCCGTTTTTTCCACGGGAGTGCCTTCGGGCATATTGAGAATGACCTGGAATTCATTTTTGTTGTCGAAAGGCAGCATTTTGGCGCGAACGACCTTTAAGGGAATCAACGCGACTGATCCAAGCAAAAGAATGGTTAATAGCAGAAGGAAAAGAAAGCGTATAAAGGCATTGTATATGAGGGGAGCCATCATGGTTCTATAAATACGGGTGAGAAGATCTTCTCCCTTATCTTTTGTTTCTTTAATCCCTTTGAGCAGAAGATCGGCCGCCCATGGGGTAACAGACAAGGAAACGAGCATGGAAAAGATCATGGCAGCACTGGCTCCGATAGGAATTGGACGCATGTAAGGCCCCATGAGACCTCCGACAAAAGCCATCGGTAAAATAGCTGCGATGACCGCCATCGTGGCTAAAACAAGTGGGCTGACAATTTCTTCCATAGCTCCGATGGTTATAGTGAGTAGACTTTTGCCTCGATTTACAGCCAAATGAATGTGCCTGACGATGTTTTCGATACCCACTATAGGGTCGTCAACAAGAATACCGATTGTAAAAATAAGGGCGAAAAGAGTAACTCTATTGATCGTAAAACCGAAAATATAAAAGGTAAGCAGCGTTAGTGCCAGGGTTGTCGGAATAGCGATAATCACGACCAGTGCAGCCCTTAATCCTAAGGCAAACCAAATGAGCAAACTCACCCCGACTATGGCAATGCCCATATGCTTCAGCAACTCATTGGATTTATCCGCAGCGGTTTCCCCATAATTTCTCGTAATGACATAATGAACGTCGGAAGGAACTATTTTGCCTTCCAATTCCTTGATCGTCCCGAGTATTTTATTGGCTAAAAAAGTGGCATTAGATCCCTTTCTTTTCGCCAAGGATAGGGTAACGGCTGAGATTTTTCCCGAAAGTTTTTCCTTTTCATCCCAAGAAGGACCAGGGATGAGACTGACCTCTTTTTCTTCTTGATCAGGTCCATCGACAATTTGGGCTACATCCTTTAAGTAAACAACCTGCCCTTGACTGACACCGACGACAAGATTTTCTAGGTCTTCTTTTTTCTGGATAAAGGAATTGGGTTCAACATCGATGAGTTTGGGTTCAGACTCAATATGCCCTGCGGGCATTCTCACATTGGTTTGAAGGATCAGTTTATAGATTTCTTGGGGAGAAAGAAGTCTTTTGGCGATTTTCGAAGGATCGAAAAAAATCTGGAATTGTCTTTTTCTCCCTCCGATTAAAGTTGTTTCGGAAACATCTTGAAGGTGATTGATACTATCCCGGAGAGTGGCTACTATTTTCCTTAATTCAATGGGCGAACGTTCAAGGCTATAGAAAGTCAGGGCTAAAATAGGAACGTCATCTATGGATCTTGTTTTAATCAAAGGAGTGGTTGCTCCCGGGGGAAGGAAATCAAGGTTAGAATAGACCTTGGTGTAAAGCTTGATTAAGCTTTTTTCCATATCTTCTCCAACCTTGAATCGGACGATGAAAAGGGCACCGTTTGGGGCAGCCGTCGAATAGACATATTCAACACCGGATATTTGCCAGAAAACCCTTTCTCCATTGGTAACAATCCTTTTTTCGATTTCTTGAGGGCTGGCCCCTGGCATTGAAACAAAGACATCGAAAATGGGCACGATGATTTGAGGTTCTTCTTCTCGAGGAAGTTGGTAAAGGGCGAAACTCCCCAGAAGGATAGAAGCTAAAACCAAAAGAGGAGTAATCTTAGATTGAGCAAAGAACCCAATAAATTTTCCCGCCCACTGTCCACCATGTATTTTGGTTTCAGTTTCGTCCATGGTTAATTTTCACCTCCAAGTTCGCTTGCCAGTTTTTCAACCTGATAGTCATCAAGTTGGCCAGAAAGGAAATAAAGTTTAGCTTTTGAAGATTCGTAACGGGCAACGCTTTCAAGGTAACTGATTTCCACCTGCAAGCCATATACCCTGGCTTGGATAAGATCAGCAATGGTCTTTCTGCCTTCCCTATAAAGATCCCTTGTCATAAGGATAGACTGCGTGGCATCCATTAAAGAACGGTAAAGGATTTCTGAGTCTCTATAGGCACTTTCCAAGTCGGTAACGGCTTGAGCCAATTTCGTCTGGATAGTGTCTTTGAGAACATTTTCTTCGTGCCTAAGCTGTTCTTCCTCGGCTTTAGCTCTTTTTATTCTTGGATCACGGGAAGGATCAAAAAGAGCCATGGTTCCCAAGACACCCACGGTGTAACTTCTTCCTCCGGTCGTGAAATTATCACTGTCAAGCATTCCTGTAGCAAAACCGTTGACATTAGGCATGATGGAGTCTTTCTCTTTTTTTACTTCTGTATGCTGGACTTGGATCATGTGTCTTAAAGCGGCTAGATCGCTTCGATAGAGGATAGCTTCCTGGAACCAGGCATTGAGAGGCTTTGAAATTTTTTTCGGCCTGGGAAGGTTTTTGGGAATAGCAATTTCAGATTCTGCTGGAGTCCCAGCCAAGGTATTTAAGGTCACAAGCGCCACTCTTTTTCTTGATTGATACCCATTTTTGGATTGCTCAATGGAAGCGGCTAAGGACCTTCCCATGTAAAAATCTGCACCCAGGACAAGACCTTGCTCCATAAGCTGTAGAGCCTCGTTAAGATCGGTTTTTGAAGACTCGAGTTGGGACAAAGCTTTATAGAGTTCAGCATCGGCAAAAAGAAGACTTACCCAGGCATCGATTGTTAAAAAAGAGGCTTCCATCCGGGTGTATTTTTCTTCTTCTTCTTTGGCTTTGATGGCGTCTTTGGCTGCTTTCACCGAGTCGATGGTCTGCATGGCATCAAAGATAGGAAAAATGGCCAATAGCCCTGCATTTTGATTAGAAACTGTACCTGGATGGTTCAAGGTATTCACGTTGAAGTCTTGGGCCGTAAAATTCCTCTCTGTCATGTGCATCATAAAGCCAAGGATCGGGTTGTCTGAAGTAATCGTATCTGCCCATCCATAAAGCCTTGGGTAATAACCCGATTCGGCTAGCGCTTTTTGAGCGATCGCCTCAGAAAGTTTCGCATGTTTTTTCTTGAGTTCAGGATAATGAGCAAGAATTTTTTTCCAAACGGCAATGAAAACCGCCTTTCCCCCTTTACCGTGAAACCCGTCTGGAGAATGGAGAGATTGGGTTTTTTTGAAAGCTAATTCCACCTGTTCGGTTTGAGAAGGATACTCATTGTGCGGAGCCAAAACGGGTTGTTGCGAGGGTATGCTGGTTGGTGAACTGGGGGATGAGGGTTGAACTTTATCAGCTGGGGCATATGGGCCTGAAACATTGTCATTAAGGGGATTAGCTGATTCGGATCGAAGGATTGCTATCTCAAGCATAAATAAAAAAAAGAGCAGAGGAGCAATAGAAAGAAGTTTTTTGACCATGACCCGAACCTAACTTAAGAATTTTATTGTATTATCCTTATAAAAAGAATTCTTTGAAGTTATTTTTATAAGGATGAGGACAATTTTGGTATCGGTTCTTTCTTGAAAGGATATATAACAAACCATTTGCTGGGTGATGATAAAAGAAAAAAAAGGTAATGACAAGAGATTATAAGAAGAATATTAAATTGATTTTTTTCTAATAAAAAATTCATGTAAGCTTATTTTTATTGAAAAAAATTTTTTAATTTTTAGCATTGTTTGAATAGATCTTAGATTATAGAAAGGTCAGAATATCGTTTATTATTTATGAGTTATCATCGAATGACATTGAGTAAATTTTTGCTGGAACAGCGCAAGATGGGGCTTATTGATCCTGGTCTTGGTTCATTGATCAACGATATTGAAAGTGCCTGCAAGTATGTGGCTGCTGCTGTATCGAAAGGAAAGCTTGCCTCCCATGAAGTCAGCGTGGGGGTTAATGTCCAGGGAGAAGAACAGAAACCCCTTGATGTTATTGCCAACGAGATTTTCTTAAAAATCTGTGAACAGGGAGATCAGTTGCAGGGAATGGTTTCAGAGGAGATGGAAACTCCCTATATCATTCCTCCCGAGCATAGGCGAGGGAAATACCTACTCATTTACGATCCGCTCGATGGGTCTTCTAATTTGGATGTGAATCTTACAGTCGGCTCTATATTCTCTGTGTTGAGAGCTCCAGAAGGGGAGGAACAGTTGGAAGAAAAGCATTTTTTAAGACCGGGCAGAGAACAGGTAGCTGCGGGTTTTACCCTCTATGGTCCCAGTGTCATGTTTATTTTGACTTTGGGTAACGGGGTCAATGGATTTACCCTAGATCGTGAAGTGGGCATATTTACTTTGACTCATCCCAATATGCAGATTAGTCCCTCGACGAAAGAATTTGCAATCAATGCTTCCAACGAGAGATTCTGGGAACCTCCTGTCCGTCGCTACGTGGAAGAGTGTATAAAAGGCAAAACCGGTCCGAGAGGAAAGGATTTCAATATGCGCTGGATAGCTTCCATGGTTGCCGAAGTTTATCGAATACTGATCAGAGGGGGTCTTTTTATGTATCCTCGAGATACTAAAGATCTATCCAAACCGGGAAGACTGCGGTTGCTTTATGAAGCTAACCCCATGGGTTTTATTGTTGAGCAAGCCGGAGGACTGATTTCTACGGGAAGGGAATCTATTCTTGATGTAGTCCCTAAAAGCCTTCACCAGCGGATCGCTGTTATTCTCGGCTCTAAGGAGGAGGTAGAGCTGCTTAACCGTTACCACAAGGATTACGATAGTGGAAAACAAGAGGAGTTTGAGTCTCCCCTTTTTGCCACAAGATCACTGTTTCGAAACCTTTAACAAGAATTTTTTGGGCATATGTCTGCTAAACATCCGATCATTTCCATTACGGGTTCTTCAGGTGCAGGAACAACAACTGTAAAGGTGGCTTTTCAACATATTTTCAGAAGGGAAAAAATTAACGCTTTCATTATCGAAGGCGATGCCTTTCACAGGTATGACCGCCAAGAAATGAGGGCCAAAATGGAAGAAATGGAGAAGAAAGGTAATCCTCATTTTAGTCATTTTGGACCTGAAGCTAATCTTTTCGAAGAACTCGAAGCCCTTTTTAGAGAATATGGGCAAACGGGCAGAGGAAAATACAGGAAATATCTTCACAACGAAGAGGAAGCAGCCCAATATGGACAGCAGCCAGGCACTTTTACACCCTGGCAAGATATTCCTGAGGGGACAGATCTGCTTTTTTATGAAGGTCTTCATGGAGCACTGGTTACCGATAAAGTGAATGTTGTGCAGTACACGGACCTAGCGATCGGTATAGTTCCCATTATAAACCTTGAATGGATCCAGAAACTGCATCGAGATAAAAAGGAAAGAGGGTATGCCCATGAGGATGTCGTGCACACGATTTTGCGAAGAATGCCTGATTACGTGAACTATATCTGTCCTCAATTTTCACATACCGCAGTCAATTTCCAAAGGGTTCCCATAGTTGACACTTCCAATCCTTTCATTGCTCGCGATATCCCTTCTCCCGATGAAAGCATGCTTGTGATTCGGTTCCGCAATCCAAAGGGAATCGATTTCCCCTACCTGCTATCTATGCTCAAGGATTCCTTTATGTCACGGCCTAATACGATCGTTTGCCCGGGGTCGAAAATGCCATTGGCTATCGAACTTATATTCACCCCGATGATCTGGCAGCTGATGCATAGAAAAAGACTAAGTTCCTAATCCCCGGGATATTTAGAAATCCTTACAACAAGCTTGGTCAGTCTAGGTTACGCAATGGAGTTAAAAAAAACAAAGATTTCTTGGGCAATTGAGTTGATCGGGGTACAAACTATCAGTTGTAGAATCGGTGTCATTTCAAGCAGTTGGACAATGACCAAGTGCGCGGGCTTGCCCCGCCGCTTGGGGCGGGGAAGGATAGCGCGGACGGCGTAGCCGTCCTTGGTTTCAGTGTGGCGTCTGCAGCTGCCCTGGTGTAATGGCGCACGATGGAAATCGGCGCGCCCCCGCAGCTTGAAGCGAAGTACGACGGCGACCACAGCACACCGCGCCAGTACCAGCTCTGAATGTCGGGCCGCTCCTTGCGCAGCAGCCGGCTGGATACGCCCTTGAGACTGTTCACCAGATTGGAGACGGCGACCTTGGGTGGATATTCCACGAGCAGATGGACGTGATCGTCCTTGCCGTCCATTTCGACGAGTTGCGCCTCAAAGTCGGCACAGACCTTGGCGAAGATCGTGCGCAGCCGGTTGATGGCGTCGTCGTCGAACACTTTGCGGCGGTATTTCGTCACGAAGACCAAATGGAGGTGCATCTTGAAGACACAGTGCCGTCCATGTCTTATATCTTGATTTTGCACCATAGGCTAAGTATAATGTTTCCATGCTTATCCGCCAAGCCTTCAAGTACGAATTGATGCCAAACGGCCAGCAAGAGCGGCAAATGTGCCGCTTTGCTGGCTCATGCCGGTTCGTCTACAACAGGGCGCTGGCGTTGCAGAAGGAGCGCCACGAGCGAGGCGAGAAAAAACTTGGCTACGCTGGGTTGTGCAAGCTGCTCACCGAGTGGCGCAACAGCGCGGAGACGGCATGGCTCAAGGACGCTCCGGTGCATCCCTTGCAACAATCCCTCAAAGACCTGGAGCGAGCCTACGCCAACTTCTTTGCCAAGTGGGCTGGTTTCCCACGCTTCAGGAAGAAAGGCACGTCGGATAGCTTCCGCTACCCCGACCCGAAGCAGATCAAGCTGGAGCAGCACAACAACCGCATCTTTCTGCCCAAGCTCGGCTGGCTGCGCTACCGCAACAGCCGGGAGCTGCTCGGTGTAGTCAAGAACGTCACCGTAAGCCAGTCATGCGGTAAGTGGTACGTGAGCATCCAGGCCGAGCGGGAGGTGGAGCGTCCCATCCCGCAAGGGGGTACGGTTGGCATCGACATGGGGATCGCCCGCTTCGCTACGCTTTCGGATGGCACGTTCTACGCCCCGCTCCACAGCTTCAGACGGCATGAGCAACGCTTGGGCAAGGCGCAGCAGTCATTGAGCCGCAGGGTCAGATTCAGCAACAACTGGAGGAAGGCAAAAGCAAGAGTTGGGCGCATCCACGCACGCATCGCCAATGTCCGCCGCGACTTCCTGCATAAGACCTCGACCGCGATCAGCAAAAACCACGCTGTAGTCTTCGTCGAGGACCTGCAGGTACGGAACATGTCCGGGTCGGCGGCGGGCACTGTCGAGGCTCCAGGCCGAAACGTTCGGGCCATGTCCGGCCTGAACAAGTCGATCCTGGATCAAGGTTGGTTCGAGTTCGGTCGCCAACTGGACTACAAGCTGGCATGGCGGGGCGGCCGGCTGATCGCCGTGCCGCCGCAGAACACGAGCCGCGCCTGCCCGTGCTGCGGACACGTTTCGGCGGACAACCGCCAGACGCAGGCCTGGTTTGCGTGTGTGGAATGCGGTTTCGAGGACAACGCCGATGTGGTCGGTGCAATCAACATCCTCTCTTGTGGGATGCAAATGTTGCGGGACGAAGGGCAGGGCACGCTGCACGCTTGCAGCGGGATGGCGCAAGCCATCAGCCCGGATGGCCTGTGGATCGAACCGCGCTGGCGGTCGGAAGCAGGAACCCACCGAAGCGACCCAGGAGAGGCGCCATGCCACCCCTGAGCGCCGTAGGAATCTCCGGCCTTCAGGCCGGGGAGGATGTCAAAACTTTAGGCAGGGGAAAAGCTTTAGTTCAATTCCGTAATTGGGGATTTAATGGTTTTATTGCTTGGATCGTTTGGCTGCTTATTCATATAATCACACTGATCTCATTTAGAAATCGACTTTCTGTTTTGATCCAATGGGCTTGGGCTTATCTCCGTTTCAAACCTGGAGCAAGACTACTTTCGAAATGACCCGGTCACATAGCCAGATTGCTTACAAATTTAAGGTTATCTTGGAAAAAAATGGTTTAGGCACCAAAAGTGAGAACATAATAGAAAAACAGATTAAAACCTAGATCTTGATCGTTTTGATAGGCAAAGCTTTCCCTTTTTTGGCTACCTTCTCTTAAATGGCTACGAGAGGATATATAAGCAGAAATAGATCCCAACCATTTTATACTTAAGACTTCTTAATTTATTCTTAGGATGATTTAAAACCTCTTATAAAGTAGAAAATGCATTTCAAAAAAATACTATTAATATATTTTATTAATCAATTTTTTATTTTTAATGATATATTTTTCCTGAAAATTATAAATTCCAGAGTAAATAGGATTATTTCCTAAAATTATTCCCTCTTAAATGTCTGTTTATCTCATCATATTTTTTAATATTTTTTTATCTAAGAAGAAAAAATAATTAATTGATATTTTGATTCTTTCTCAAAAGAAACAAAGGATTGGTTCATATGATTTTTCACTTTCATCCTAAAAAAGAAGAAAAGATCGATTTTAAAAATAATAGAATAAATTTTTTGTTTATTCCCCTTTTTCTTTTTGTATGCCTGGACATGTTACAAAATTCCTTATTTTTAGATTCCCTACAAACAGCTGTAATTTATAACAAGCCTTATCGATTTACCCGAGACACTTTTACTGATAGAATTCCTTTTTGGAAACAAGATCTTTTGGAATATAAAGGAAAACCACATCTTAGCTATCTAGAAATAGGGGTCCATGAAGGAAGATCTGCTCTTTGGATGCTTGAAAATATATTAACAGATCCCACCTCGACTCTTATCATTATTGATGACTTTGGAGAGCACTCCTACGGTACATTTATTTCCAATGTTAATCTTTCTGGTGAAGCTTACAAGTTTAAGATTTTAAAAGGGTTGTCTACAGAGAAAATTAAGGAAGTACCCTTGAACTCCATCGATATAGCCTATATCGATGGATCAGGCAGAAGTGACATCATGTTAGCCGATCTGATTAATTCGTGGGATAGGGTAAAACTAGGAGGCTTAATTATTTGCAATCGTTATTCGATGACGAGGCATTTGAGATGGGCATTGAATGCACCACCAGAGGATTTGGGACCGGTTGGAGCCATAAATACTTTTTTGGATCGTTACAAATCCCGTCTTAAAGTTGTTAGATTTATGTCGAACTTTGTTATTGTTCGAAAAATGAGCGAATAAGACTCGTATTTCTCATTAATTATCTATTTATACATTGCCAACTCATAATAATCTTCCTTTTTCTCTGTATAAGAAAGCGGCAAGTCGGTAAGTGGTCAGATACGATTCAGTGAAAGCTTGGGGTAAGAAAATTTTAGCTATTGATGAATGAATTGTTGATTTAGGGGTGGGAGGCTTGAGTGGGTTAGATGAGCTATTACAAGACGCGCTCTTTTTCTTTACCCTAAGCTCTTCCTTGAGTGTTCAGCTGGCTTCCAATGGGTAGGCTACTGCTGCAAAAGATGTCAAAATCCTATAGGATATCTGATCTAAAAAAAACGGTTTTTATGCTCCAATACGAAAAAGAGATCAGTCCTCTGTGTCAGGGAAAAAAACAAGCGGCAATGCAGTAAGCCCCCAATAGATTAGGACTACGATCCACAGGGTAGCTGCAAAAGAAATCACAATGGGCCTTAATGTAGCAAAAAAATCAGCAGTAAGCCTTAACAAAAGAGAGAGCAAAACTCCAAGTGTGACGATGTCCAGTGGATAAAAGTAAGAAGACAAAAAGGAGGTTCTTCCAGAAAAACCAAAGACTACTCGAGAACCTACCATTATAATCATCAATCCTCCCCCACCCAGAAAAAAAAGATGAAGCCAGTCGGCCCTTTTTAGTAGAAAAAATGAACTTAAAATAAAACCTAATACACTGAAGAGTAGGGCAAGACGGAATCCTCTAGGCACGGTTCCCCTTTTTAATAGATTTATTTTCGTTGGAAAGGC
The DNA window shown above is from Methylacidiphilum caldifontis and carries:
- a CDS encoding YgaP family membrane protein → MSIERKIRALAGSLVLISLGLSFLSKWWLLLTAFVGLNLFQSAFSGFCPAEMVLKKLEEKKHPTTAQKEAHS
- a CDS encoding efflux RND transporter permease subunit: MDETETKIHGGQWAGKFIGFFAQSKITPLLVLASILLGSFALYQLPREEEPQIIVPIFDVFVSMPGASPQEIEKRIVTNGERVFWQISGVEYVYSTAAPNGALFIVRFKVGEDMEKSLIKLYTKVYSNLDFLPPGATTPLIKTRSIDDVPILALTFYSLERSPIELRKIVATLRDSINHLQDVSETTLIGGRKRQFQIFFDPSKIAKRLLSPQEIYKLILQTNVRMPAGHIESEPKLIDVEPNSFIQKKEDLENLVVGVSQGQVVYLKDVAQIVDGPDQEEKEVSLIPGPSWDEKEKLSGKISAVTLSLAKRKGSNATFLANKILGTIKELEGKIVPSDVHYVITRNYGETAADKSNELLKHMGIAIVGVSLLIWFALGLRAALVVIIAIPTTLALTLLTFYIFGFTINRVTLFALIFTIGILVDDPIVGIENIVRHIHLAVNRGKSLLTITIGAMEEIVSPLVLATMAVIAAILPMAFVGGLMGPYMRPIPIGASAAMIFSMLVSLSVTPWAADLLLKGIKETKDKGEDLLTRIYRTMMAPLIYNAFIRFLFLLLLTILLLGSVALIPLKVVRAKMLPFDNKNEFQVILNMPEGTPVEKTEAVLDKMAKVALNLKEVKNIEIQAGTHSPYNFNGLVRHYFLRENPYQGDLQVNLVDKHKRKRQSHDIAESIRKEINTIAQAEGAHAQVAEVPPGPPVLSTLVLEVYGPETKERRELALKLEQLLKETPGITDIATYEEADFPLERLDIDIVKSSLNGLSSELISQSITTALHGQSPGLAHVKDEPEPVDIVVRLPKEDRSQDSSFLSISLLSRFMRLIPIDNLVSKVMGYQHHSLYHKNLMPVSYVLADVTNEVGSPVYAIIDFQKKLNKITAPDGKPLEILFTHQPYNPLSWAVKWDGEWQVTYEVFRDLGTAFGIVLILIFILVVGWFQSFRTPWAVMLPIPLSLVGILPAHWLTGMFFTATSMIGMIAGAGIVVRNAIILVDFIELRLAHGDRLEEAVIEAGAVRFRPMLLTASSVIVGSSVILFDPIFQGMALSLMAGEVASTLLSRTAVPVFYYLLMKKKKPEEKKSPFSPPIEAQT
- a CDS encoding TolC family protein — translated: MVKKLLSIAPLLFFLFMLEIAILRSESANPLNDNVSGPYAPADKVQPSSPSSPTSIPSQQPVLAPHNEYPSQTEQVELAFKKTQSLHSPDGFHGKGGKAVFIAVWKKILAHYPELKKKHAKLSEAIAQKALAESGYYPRLYGWADTITSDNPILGFMMHMTERNFTAQDFNVNTLNHPGTVSNQNAGLLAIFPIFDAMQTIDSVKAAKDAIKAKEEEEKYTRMEASFLTIDAWVSLLFADAELYKALSQLESSKTDLNEALQLMEQGLVLGADFYMGRSLAASIEQSKNGYQSRKRVALVTLNTLAGTPAESEIAIPKNLPRPKKISKPLNAWFQEAILYRSDLAALRHMIQVQHTEVKKEKDSIMPNVNGFATGMLDSDNFTTGGRSYTVGVLGTMALFDPSRDPRIKRAKAEEEQLRHEENVLKDTIQTKLAQAVTDLESAYRDSEILYRSLMDATQSILMTRDLYREGRKTIADLIQARVYGLQVEISYLESVARYESSKAKLYFLSGQLDDYQVEKLASELGGEN
- a CDS encoding class 1 fructose-bisphosphatase, with product MSYHRMTLSKFLLEQRKMGLIDPGLGSLINDIESACKYVAAAVSKGKLASHEVSVGVNVQGEEQKPLDVIANEIFLKICEQGDQLQGMVSEEMETPYIIPPEHRRGKYLLIYDPLDGSSNLDVNLTVGSIFSVLRAPEGEEQLEEKHFLRPGREQVAAGFTLYGPSVMFILTLGNGVNGFTLDREVGIFTLTHPNMQISPSTKEFAINASNERFWEPPVRRYVEECIKGKTGPRGKDFNMRWIASMVAEVYRILIRGGLFMYPRDTKDLSKPGRLRLLYEANPMGFIVEQAGGLISTGRESILDVVPKSLHQRIAVILGSKEEVELLNRYHKDYDSGKQEEFESPLFATRSLFRNL
- a CDS encoding phosphoribulokinase; amino-acid sequence: MSAKHPIISITGSSGAGTTTVKVAFQHIFRREKINAFIIEGDAFHRYDRQEMRAKMEEMEKKGNPHFSHFGPEANLFEELEALFREYGQTGRGKYRKYLHNEEEAAQYGQQPGTFTPWQDIPEGTDLLFYEGLHGALVTDKVNVVQYTDLAIGIVPIINLEWIQKLHRDKKERGYAHEDVVHTILRRMPDYVNYICPQFSHTAVNFQRVPIVDTSNPFIARDIPSPDESMLVIRFRNPKGIDFPYLLSMLKDSFMSRPNTIVCPGSKMPLAIELIFTPMIWQLMHRKRLSS
- a CDS encoding RNA-guided endonuclease InsQ/TnpB family protein, whose translation is MLIRQAFKYELMPNGQQERQMCRFAGSCRFVYNRALALQKERHERGEKKLGYAGLCKLLTEWRNSAETAWLKDAPVHPLQQSLKDLERAYANFFAKWAGFPRFRKKGTSDSFRYPDPKQIKLEQHNNRIFLPKLGWLRYRNSRELLGVVKNVTVSQSCGKWYVSIQAEREVERPIPQGGTVGIDMGIARFATLSDGTFYAPLHSFRRHEQRLGKAQQSLSRRVRFSNNWRKAKARVGRIHARIANVRRDFLHKTSTAISKNHAVVFVEDLQVRNMSGSAAGTVEAPGRNVRAMSGLNKSILDQGWFEFGRQLDYKLAWRGGRLIAVPPQNTSRACPCCGHVSADNRQTQAWFACVECGFEDNADVVGAINILSCGMQMLRDEGQGTLHACSGMAQAISPDGLWIEPRWRSEAGTHRSDPGEAPCHP
- a CDS encoding class I SAM-dependent methyltransferase; this translates as MIFHFHPKKEEKIDFKNNRINFLFIPLFLFVCLDMLQNSLFLDSLQTAVIYNKPYRFTRDTFTDRIPFWKQDLLEYKGKPHLSYLEIGVHEGRSALWMLENILTDPTSTLIIIDDFGEHSYGTFISNVNLSGEAYKFKILKGLSTEKIKEVPLNSIDIAYIDGSGRSDIMLADLINSWDRVKLGGLIICNRYSMTRHLRWALNAPPEDLGPVGAINTFLDRYKSRLKVVRFMSNFVIVRKMSE